A stretch of Brassica rapa cultivar Chiifu-401-42 chromosome A08, CAAS_Brap_v3.01, whole genome shotgun sequence DNA encodes these proteins:
- the LOC117127317 gene encoding uncharacterized protein LOC117127317, producing MTNNVFVHFTYEDCMYGISVKASVEDVTLSMLHEKIYKKLGLDERKEKLKLSYIPMVIRCKKAVTIADDDDLYVYLGCVDKENQRCLLVVESSERSGARPQDKLSIAGKSSVGMNYNDLQLLEHEVGPNAITLYVGENQGNNEVSAKETGTGMETDTGMETDTAAETDTAAETDTGMENDTAAETDKGMENDTAAETDTGMENDTATENETAAENETAAETDTVHPTADKYVEEPPAIVRSSCIEEWGDGLSLNKHDEFPSKKAIQEMVDRAAYCECYRYVTKKSDRNRLVITCSQADCKWVIRASRIAGTEIFSIKSYTKMHTCSRTQQSDSNDKRRASAEVVASFLNEEFPGDVQTPTPKDIKALVKSKLGVMISYSTALRGKNLASCDTRGSPEDSYRMMYSYLFMLEKMNTGTKTSVKLDDSGKFKYLFIALGACIEGFAVMRKVIVVDATWLKNGYGGVLIFAKAQDPNRHCYPLAFAVLDGENHASWTWFFEMLRSVIPDSSELVFMSDRNPSLIFAIANVYPQAHHGHCLWHLKENVKGHASNVTKDVVGHRFMELGKMYTMADFNAAYERFKLRFPSAYTYVEEKTEKDKWARVFFPRDRYNLDTSNSVESMNKVFREARRWALIPMLDCIIRTFSDWFNQRRKDAVSQSLGTMLVPLVENYLHDLWVLARTLPVRELNSYELEYEVKDSHGKMFLTNLIAKTCTCKVWDYEKIPCLHGLAAYIYYTNEVDNGGGRSRDINIVYHELCSKYYWTELWALAYCRTIYAVPDMSVWEVPDHIRELKIIPPDPIKRKGRKRVNRLPSGGERRRRTQNKKRPRQNFGFNWLLFGNGSSPSEQNTA from the coding sequence ATGACCAATAACGTATTCGTACATTTTACATATGAAGACTGCATGTATGGTATATCTGTGAAGGCATCAGTGGAGGATGTGACGTTGTCAATGTTACATGAAAAGATATATAAGAAGCTTGGGTTGGATGAACGTAAGGAAAAACTGAAATTGAGCTACATTCCGATGGTGATACGTTGCAAGAAAGCTGTAACTATTGCTGATGATGACGATCTTTATGTTTACCTCGGATGTGTCGATAAAGAGAACCAAAGATGTCTTTTGGTTGTGGAGAGTAGTGAAAGGTCGGGAGCGAGACCACAAGATAAACTTTCGATAGCGGGTAAAAGTTCTGTTGGTATGAACTACAACGATTTGCAGCTATTGGAACATGAAGTTGGACCTAATGCCATTACATTGTACGTTGGTGAGAACCAGGGGAATAACGAGGTGAGTGCTAAAGAGACTGGTACTGGTATGGAGACTGATACTGGTATGGAGACTGATACGGCTGCGGAGACTGATACGGCTGCGGAGACTGATACAGGTATGGAGAATGATACGGCTGCGGAGACTGATAAAGGTATGGAGAATGATACGGCTGCGGAAACTGATACTGGTATGGAGAATGATACTGCTACGGAGAATGAAACGGCTGCGGAGAATGAAACGGCTGCGGAGACTGATACCGTACATCCAACCGCCGATAAGTATGTTGAAGAGCCACCTGCAATAGTACGGAGTAGTTGTATAGAGGAATGGGGCGATGGTTTGAGTCTTAATAAACATGACGAATTTCCAAGTAAGAAGGCAATTCAGGAGATGGTGGATAGAGCTGCATATTGTGAATGTTATCGTTATGTCACTAAAAAGTCAGATCGAAATCGATTGGTGATAACATGTTCGCAAGCTGACTGCAAATGGGTAATACGAGCTTCAAGGATTGCTGGGACAGAAATTTTCTCAATAAAAAGCTACACGAAGATGCATACATGCTCGCGGACACAACAAAGTGACAGCAACGACAAGAGAAGAGCGTCAGCAGAAGTAGTGGCAAGTTTTTTGAATGAGGAATTCCCAGGAGATGTGCAAACTCCAACTCCAAAAGATATTAAGGCTCTGGTTAAGTCCAAACTTGGTGTCATGATATCCTACTCCACAGCATTGCGTGGAAAGAATTTGGCTTCTTGTGATACACGTGGTAGTCCGGAAGATAGCTACAGGATGATGTATAGCTATTTGTTCATGTTAGAGAAAATGAACACGGGAACAAAAACTAGTGTGAAATTGGATGACTCAGGTAAATTCAAGTACCTCTTCATAGCGTTGGGAGCTTGCATTGAAGGGTTTGCAGTTATGAGAAAAGTGATTGTTGTCGATGCAACATGGCTGAAGAACGGATATGGGGGTGTTCTAATTTTTGCCAAAGCTCAAGATCCTAACCGTCATTGCTATCCACTTGCGTTTGCTGTACTTGATGGAGAGAATCATGCTAGTTGGACCTGGTTTTTTGAGATGCTTAGAAGCGTTATACCAGACTCTTCTGAACTGGTTTTCATGAGTGATAGAAATCCAAGTCTGATATTTGCAATAGCAAACGTGTACCCTCAGGCTCACCATGGTCATTGTTTATGGCATTTGAAGGAAAATGTTAAAGGGCATGCTTCTAACGTCACCAAAGATGTAGTCGGGCATAGATTCATGGAGTTGGGAAAGATGTACACAATGGCTGATTTCAATGCTGCTTACGAAAGATTTAAGCTAAGGTTCCCTTCAGCTTACACGTATGTGGAGGAGAAAACTGAAAAAGACAAATGGGCAAGGGTTTTTTTCCCACGTGACAGGTACAACTTGGACACAAGCAACAGCGTGGAATCAATGAACAAAGTGTTTAGAGAGGCAAGGAGGTGGGCCTTGATACCAATGCTGGATTGTATCATTAGGACATTCTCTGATTGGTTTAATCAACGTCGGAAGGATGCTGTTTCACAATCATTGGGTACCATGCTAGTGCCTCTGGTTGAGAACTACTTGCACGATCTATGGGTTCTTGCGCGAACGCTACCTGTGCGGGAGCTTAATAGTTATGAGCTAGAGTACGAGGTCAAGGATAGTCATGGGAAGATGTTTTTGACGAACTTGATTGCCAAAACTTGTACTTGCAAGgtgtgggattatgaaaagatTCCTTGTCTGCACGGACTGGCTGCTTATATCTATTACACTAATGAGGTGGATAATGGGGGTGGTAGGAGCCGTGATATCAACATAGTATATCATGAGTTGTGCTCAAAATACTATTGGACGGAACTGTGGGCATTGGCGTATTGCAGGACAATTTATGCTGTGCCAGACATGTCTGTATGGGAAGTCCCGGATCACATCAGGGAGCTGAAGATCATACCTCCGGATCCTATCAAGCGGAAGGGAAGGAAAAGAGTTAATAGACTTCCATCTGGTGGAGAACGCCGTAGGAGGACACAGAACAAAAAGCGGCCTAGGCAAAATTTTGGTTTCAATTGGCTGTTATTTGGAAATGGTTCAAGCCCTTCAGAGCAGAACACGGCCTAA